The following proteins are co-located in the Candidatus Binataceae bacterium genome:
- a CDS encoding arginine deiminase-related protein — translation MPRTILMGDPAYFSVLGGANPHTRNALGLRKKVDPTRARVQWHALARALVHHGVEVCVIEAHPRLSGLVYPANAGFRFPLEARGDAAANKFFLSNLIPTRQGEREIYRPFLRAMGYETIDVAARFEGEADFFPAADSMIFTHGRVERQRFVPRLGLPPWKRRYGFRSEIGALGELRAIVAPQRVLSIELALEAHYHGDTVLCSFGPHREYLLVYMEGLSPASRDLIRAQFGNDLIGLTQSDAEFYAANSFQTDHDGRLYLFMPEGVSAGLQREIQARGVEPVLVNVSEFLAKGGGSIKCMILDLGPSAEQPADPAAVAFRAERCYLRLFGSSV, via the coding sequence ATGCCGCGCACGATCCTGATGGGCGACCCGGCCTACTTTTCGGTGCTGGGCGGCGCCAATCCGCATACCCGCAACGCCCTCGGCCTGCGCAAAAAAGTCGACCCGACGCGCGCTCGCGTGCAGTGGCACGCGCTCGCGCGAGCGCTCGTCCACCACGGCGTCGAGGTCTGCGTCATCGAGGCCCATCCGCGACTCAGCGGGCTGGTCTATCCGGCCAACGCCGGGTTTCGATTTCCACTCGAAGCGCGTGGCGACGCGGCGGCAAACAAGTTTTTCCTCTCGAACCTGATCCCGACGCGACAGGGCGAGCGCGAGATCTACCGGCCGTTTCTCCGTGCGATGGGCTACGAAACTATCGACGTCGCCGCGCGCTTCGAGGGCGAGGCCGATTTCTTTCCTGCCGCCGATTCGATGATCTTCACCCACGGCCGCGTCGAGCGTCAGCGTTTCGTCCCGCGCCTCGGCTTGCCGCCGTGGAAACGGCGCTACGGCTTTCGATCTGAGATAGGTGCGCTCGGCGAGCTGCGGGCGATCGTGGCGCCGCAACGCGTTTTGAGTATCGAGCTCGCCCTCGAAGCGCACTATCACGGCGACACCGTGCTCTGCTCGTTCGGACCCCACCGCGAATATCTGCTCGTCTACATGGAGGGGCTGTCGCCGGCGTCGCGCGATTTGATCCGCGCCCAATTCGGTAACGATCTGATCGGGCTGACGCAAAGCGACGCAGAATTCTACGCCGCCAACTCCTTCCAGACCGATCACGACGGCCGGCTCTATCTGTTCATGCCGGAAGGCGTCAGCGCAGGGCTGCAGCGCGAGATTCAGGCCCGCGGCGTCGAACCGGTGCTGGTCAACGTCAGCGAATTTCTCGCCAAGGGGGGAGGCTCGATCAAGTGCATGATTCTTGACCTTGGGCCGTCGGCAGAACAGCCTGCCGATCCGGCGGCGGTTGCATTCCGCGCCGAGCGTTGCTACCTGCGGCTCTTTGGCAGCTCGGTTTAG